In Trichoderma atroviride chromosome 2, complete sequence, one DNA window encodes the following:
- a CDS encoding uncharacterized protein (EggNog:ENOG41) has translation MTAYKNVAIAGSTGILGPSVVEAFQKSRHFNITLLARANTIDAVRAQFPSVKVAQIDYDSPESLTKALQNQDAVVSALNHELHKPQIALIDAAIKAGVKRFIPSEYGADASIQEVRNVPYLRGKGIVQDYLTKSGLSYTFLYTGPFLEWAILKGFFLNPDNADAHVWNGGDIPIGTTLLSDVGLAIVNTLLKPSETENRHLYVASHVTTQNEILAAVRETHPEIKLSIVPRDLEASLAAAWEADKAGRSGEPGFIRDFLSACLYKFHRKYKIDDQRDNDLLGVKTLSEEEFKQVVAKALN, from the coding sequence ATGACCGCTTATAAAAACGTCGCAATCGCTGGCAGCACAGGCATTTTGGGACCCTCAGTAGTCGAGGCCTTCCAAAAGTCCCGACACTTCAACATCACATTACTTGCAAGGGCAAATACCATTGATGCCGTCAGGGCCCAATTCCCCAGTGTTAAAGTCGCACAAATCGACTACGATTCTCCCGAATCCCTCACCAAGGCCCTTCAAAACCAAGATGCTGTCGTGTCGGCGCTGAACCACGAGCTTCATAAGCCGCAAATCGCTCTCATTGACGCGGCGATCAAAGCTGGCGTGAAACGATTTATTCCTTCCGAGTACGGAGCTGACGCGAGTATTCAAGAAGTTCGCAATGTTCCGTACCTCCGAGGCAAAGGAATCGTTCAAGACTACCTCACCAAGTCCGGCTTGTCGTATACATTCCTATATACTGGGCCATTCCTCGAATGGGCAATATTAAAGGGCTTTTTCTTGAACCCTGACAACGCTGACGCTCACGTATGGAATGGAGGAGACATCCCCATCGGCACAACGCTGTTATCAGATGTCGGTTTAGCAATTGTCAACACCTTGCTGAAGCCTTCTGAAACCGAAAACCGCCATCTATACGTCGCTTCTCACGTTACAACGCAAAATGAGATTCTGGCCGCTGTCAGAGAGACGCACCCAGAAATTAAGTTGTCAATTGTTCCCCGCGACTTGGAGGCCTCGCTGGCTGCTGCGTGGGAGGCCGATAAAGCAGGCCGATCGGGCGAGCCTGGATTTATTCGCGACTTTCTCTCCGCCTGCCTATATAAATTTCATCGGAAGTATAAAATTGATGACCAGAGAGACAATGATTTGCTTGGGGTTAAGACGTTAAGCGAAGAGGAATTTAAGCAAGTTGTTGCAAAGGCTCTAAATTGA
- a CDS encoding uncharacterized protein (EggNog:ENOG41) translates to MKGVGPGHKPIPFGNVRTDLGPCVKVLAEQAPPNTNLFAVGDYLSWTDYLRIFCETQGVKYGGYDGMSYDEVNALLPGGLGHEFGLNVLFAFDFGYEGNEPGIVGPGDLGIRMTSFREYCEKNRFSAALGE, encoded by the exons ATGAAGGGTGTTGGTCCTGGACACAAGCCGATTCCCTTTGGAAACGTACGGACCGATCTCGGCCCTTGCGTCAAAGTTCTAGCTGAGCAAGCACCCCCCAACACGAACCTCTTTGCCGTAGGCGATTACCTTTCCTGGACAGATTATCTCCGCATTTTCTGCGAGACACAGGGGGTCAAATATGGAGGCTATGACGGGATGTCTTACGACGAAGTTAACGCGCTTTTACCGGGTGGACTGGGCCACGAGTTTGGGTTAAACGTTCTGTTTGCGTTTGACTTTGGCTATGAGGGGAATGAACCCGGGATTGTTGGGCCTGGCGAT CTTGGAATCAGAATGACATCTTTCAGGGAGTACTGCGAGAAGAACAGATTCTCTGCTGCCTTGGGCGAGTAA
- a CDS encoding uncharacterized protein (EggNog:ENOG41), which translates to MSKLVVITGITGVQGSSVADTFLQSPGYTLRGVTRNPESDAAKAWAAKGVEIVKGDLDDVKSLERAFQGASVIFGVTDFWTIWKDPRNSELKAPDQELVAYCYEVELRHGKNIADAAASTAATLERYIFSSMADATKSSGGKYTKLYHMDSKAHAATYAQSLPALKGKFSQVQAPVYFQVGTEWGLPITPQKVASHETSTSPTLPN; encoded by the exons ATGTCTAAGCTCGTCGTAATCACAGGAATCACTGGTGTTCAG GGAAGCTCAGTTGCCGACACCTTTCTCCAATCCCCAGGCTACACCCTCCGCGGCGTCACTCGCAACCCCGAATCCGACGCCGCCAAAGCATGGGCAGCCAAGGGAGTCGAAATCGTCAAGGGCGACCTCGACGACGTCAAGTCCCTCGAGCGAGCATTCCAGGGAGCCAGCGTCATCTTTGGTGTGACTGATTTCTGGACCATCTGGAAGGATCCTCGCAACTCGGAGCTGAAAGCGCCGGATCAGGAACTTGTTGCCTACTGCTACGAAGTTGAGCTGCGGCATGGCAAGAACATCGCTGACGCTGCGGCttcgacggcggcgacgctGGAGAGATACATCTTTAGCTCCATGGCTGATGCGACGAAATCTAGTGGTGGCAAGTACACCAAGCTGTACCATATGGACTCCAAAGCCCATGCTGCGACCTATGCACAGAGCCTTCCAGCCTTGAAAGGCAAATTCTCACAAGTTCAAGCTCCAGTCTACTTCCAAGTAGGAACGGAGTGGGGCCTACCAATTACTCCACAGAAGGTAGCTTCTCATGAAACTTCAACTTCTCCAACTCTTCCCAACTAA
- a CDS encoding uncharacterized protein (SECRETED:SignalP(1-17)), whose amino-acid sequence MRSQFAWSAAFVAGVAALDVSQVFPMTPNLIPLEKNAGSDNLFPMADCFGFKLHEATIDQMQAAMANGTLSSVQLVSCYMTRQFQTQQYLNAIIQINPDAFAIASQRDAERKSGKVRGPLHGIPFIVKDNIASKDNLETCSGSWALLGNIVPRDSHVVSQLRNAGAVLFGKAGLSEWADMRSNNYSEGYSGRGGQVRSAYNLTVNPGGSSSGSGVGVGANVIAFALGTETDGSVINPAQRNAIVGIKPTVGLTSRAGVIPESEHQDSVGTFGRTVRDATYALDAIYGVDPRDNYTLAQQGLTPKGGYAQFLSNRTALKGATFGLPWQSFWVYADPEQQKILTSIVKLIESAGATVINNTEITNYQTLVSPDGWNWDYGTTRGFPNESEYTYIKVDFYNNIKTYLAELNNTNMRSLEDLVDYNNQFTGSEGGYPMPNGNPAFWSGQDGFLASLETKGIKDETYWQALNFCQSSTRKGINDALTYNGKKLDGLLVPPDVAQSIQIPAQAGYPAITIPAGIHSDSGMPFGLAILQTAFGEAQLIKYASAIEDLQKSSKQPYKRTLPTWRGYLQRNVPVPL is encoded by the exons atgcGCTCCCAATTCGCCTGGTCGGCCGCCTTCGTCGCGGGCGTCGCGGCCCTCGACGTCTCGCAGGTGTTCCCCATGACGCCCAACCTGATTCCGCTGGAGAAGAACGCCGGCTCGGACAATCTGTTCCCCATGGCCGACTGCTTCGGCTTCAAGCTGCACGAGGCCACCATCGACCAGATGcaggcggccatggccaacgGCACGCTGTCGTCGGTGCAGCTGGTCAGCTGCTACATGACGCGCCAGTTCCAGACGCAGCAGTACCTCAA TGCCATCATCCAGATCAACCCCGACGCCTTCGCCATTGCCTCGCAGCGAGATGCGGAGCGCAAGAGCGGCAAGGTCCGTGGCCCGCTGCACGGCATCCCCTTCATTGTCAAGGACAACATCGCCTCCAAGGACAACCTGGAGACGTGCTCCGGCAGCTGGGCCCTCCTGGGCAACATCGTGCCGCGGGACTCGCATGTCGTCAGCCAGCTGCGCAACGCCGGCGCCGTGCTCTTCGGCAAGGCTGGCCTCAGCGAGTGGGCTGATATGCGCAGCAACAACTACTCCGAGGGCTACTCCGGCCGTGGTGGCCAGGTCCGCAGCGCCTACAACCTGACTGTCAACCCCggtggcagcagctctggcagcggTGTCGGTGTTGGAGCCAACGTCATTGCCTTTGCTTTGGGCACAGAGACGGATGGATCTG TCATCAACCCGGCTCAGCGCAACGCCATTGTTGGCATCAAGCCCACTGTTGGTCTGACTTCCCGCGCGGGCGTCATTCCCGAGTCTGAGCACCAGGATTCCGTCGGCACCTTTGGCCGCACTGTCCGCGACGCCACCTATGCTCTTGATGCCATCTACGGCGTCGACCCCAGAGACAACTACACTCTGGCCCAGCAGGGTCTGACCCCCAAGGGCGGATACGCCCAGTTCCTGTCTAACCGCACTGCCCTCAAGGGCGCCACTTTCGGTCTCCCCTGGCAGAGCTTCTGGGTTTATGCCGATcccgagcagcagaagatcCTTACCAGCATCGTCAAGCTCATTGAGTCTGCCGGTGCCaccgtcatcaacaacacCGAGATTACCAACTACCAGACCCTCGTCAGCCCCGACGGCTGGAACTGGGACTACGGCACCACCCGTGGCTTCCCCAACGAGTCCGAGTACACCTATATCAAGGTTGACTTCtacaacaacatcaagacTTACCTGGCCGAGctcaacaacaccaacatgCGCTCTCTAGAGGATCTTGTTGACTACAACAACCAGTTCACCGGCTCCGAGGGTGGCTACCCCATGCCCAACGGCAACCCTGCTTTCTGGTCCGGCCAGGATGGCTTCCTCGCTTCTCTTGAGACCAAGGGTATCAAGGATGAGACTTACTGGCAGGCCCTGAACTTTTGCCAGTCCTCCACCCGCAAGGGCATCAATGATGCTCTCACTTACAACGGCAAGAAGCTTGATGGCCTTCTGGTCCCTCCTGATGTCGCCCAGAGCATTCAGATCCCTGCCCAAGCCGGCTACCCTGCCATCACCATTCCTGCCGGTATCCACTCCGACTCTGGCATGCCCTTTGGCCTGGCTATCCTGCAGACTGCCTTTGGCGAGGCTCAGCTGATCAAGTATGCCAGCGCCATTGAGGATCTGCAGAAGAGTAGTAAACAACCTTATAAGCGAACCCTGCCCACCTGGCGCGGCTACCTTCAGAGGAACGTCCCTGTCCCTCTGTAA